A part of Paenibacillus donghaensis genomic DNA contains:
- a CDS encoding Gfo/Idh/MocA family protein → MTIRFGVIGTNFITDRFVRAGLENEEFILSAVYSRTQEKGEAFAEKFAGATIYTSLEQLVASPDVDAVYIASPNSMHAQQAILCLNHGKHVLCEKPIASNSAELAAMIEAARNNNVLLMEAMKSTFMPNFRIIRDNLYKIGQVRRYVASYGQYSSRYDAYRQGTVLNAFNPEFSNGSLMDLGIYCLYPMVVLFGKPQLVRATGLMLASGVDGEGSLIMQYPDMEAVVMHSKIADSYLPAEIQGENGTLVIDKINQPYQVKIHYRDGTVEELTLPQVYEPMYYEIEEFINLLTSGQRESTVNSHANSMAVAEVMEEARAQIGLRFTTDL, encoded by the coding sequence ATGACAATTCGATTTGGGGTCATAGGGACAAATTTCATTACTGACCGCTTCGTGCGGGCAGGCTTGGAGAATGAAGAGTTTATCCTGAGCGCGGTGTATTCCCGTACGCAGGAGAAGGGCGAAGCTTTTGCCGAGAAATTTGCCGGTGCGACGATCTACACCAGTCTGGAGCAGCTGGTGGCCAGTCCCGATGTGGACGCGGTGTACATCGCCAGCCCCAACTCGATGCATGCCCAGCAGGCAATTCTCTGCCTGAATCATGGCAAGCATGTGCTCTGCGAGAAGCCGATTGCTTCTAACAGTGCGGAGCTGGCAGCGATGATTGAAGCGGCGCGCAACAACAATGTGCTGCTGATGGAAGCGATGAAATCAACCTTTATGCCTAATTTCAGGATAATCCGCGACAATCTGTACAAGATCGGCCAGGTGCGCCGTTATGTCGCCAGCTATGGACAATATTCCTCCAGATATGACGCCTACCGCCAGGGGACGGTGCTGAATGCTTTTAATCCGGAGTTCTCGAATGGTTCGCTGATGGATCTGGGCATCTATTGTCTGTATCCGATGGTGGTGCTGTTCGGCAAACCGCAGCTGGTGCGTGCGACAGGGCTGATGCTTGCCTCCGGCGTGGACGGTGAAGGCAGCCTGATCATGCAGTACCCGGATATGGAAGCGGTCGTGATGCATTCGAAGATAGCCGATTCCTATCTGCCTGCCGAGATTCAGGGTGAGAACGGCACGCTGGTGATCGACAAGATCAATCAGCCGTACCAGGTCAAAATTCATTACCGCGACGGAACGGTTGAGGAGCTTACCCTGCCGCAGGTGTATGAGCCGATGTATTATGAAATTGAGGAATTTATTAATCTGCTGACAAGCGGCCAGCGTGAGAGCACGGTCAACAGCCATGCCAATTCGATGGCCGTAGCGGAGGTCATGGAGGAAGCGCGGGCGCAGATTGGCTTGCGTTTCACTACAGACTTATAG
- a CDS encoding radical SAM/SPASM domain-containing protein → MKTFKKVYIEITSVCNLACSFCPQTARQKNFMKLDTFNTILDQVKPHTSHIYLHVKGEPLLHPKIGELLDAAHAKGFKVNITTNGTLIHKAGPKILGKPALRQMNFSLHSFDGHEGSENRAGYVAEIISFVRQAAEQGVLISFRLWNLTEDNLTNLERERNRETLALLEEAFALDFKIDEKVVPGSGVRIAPRIYLNQDHEFRWPSLNEPEDDGKGFCHALRSQAAVLVDGTVVPCCLDGEGVINLGNIHEKPFSEIVEGERANNLFYGFSRREAVEELCRKCGYRQRFGT, encoded by the coding sequence TTGAAGACGTTTAAAAAGGTATACATCGAGATTACAAGTGTCTGCAACCTGGCCTGCAGCTTCTGTCCGCAAACAGCGCGGCAGAAGAACTTCATGAAGCTGGACACCTTCAACACCATTCTGGATCAGGTGAAGCCGCACACCAGCCATATCTACCTGCATGTCAAGGGAGAGCCGCTGCTGCATCCGAAGATCGGCGAGCTGCTTGACGCGGCTCATGCCAAGGGGTTCAAGGTGAATATTACGACCAACGGCACGCTGATTCACAAGGCTGGACCGAAGATTCTCGGCAAGCCGGCGTTGCGCCAGATGAACTTCTCGCTGCACAGCTTTGACGGGCATGAAGGCTCGGAGAACCGTGCCGGTTACGTGGCGGAGATTATTTCGTTTGTGCGGCAGGCGGCGGAGCAGGGTGTGCTAATTTCTTTCCGGCTGTGGAATCTGACCGAGGATAACCTGACCAACCTTGAGCGCGAGCGCAACCGCGAGACGTTGGCTTTGCTGGAGGAAGCTTTCGCGCTGGATTTCAAGATCGATGAGAAGGTCGTGCCGGGCAGCGGTGTCCGAATCGCTCCGCGCATCTATCTCAATCAGGATCACGAGTTCAGATGGCCGAGTCTGAATGAGCCGGAGGACGACGGCAAAGGCTTCTGCCACGCGCTGCGCAGCCAGGCGGCGGTACTGGTGGACGGCACGGTGGTGCCGTGCTGCCTGGACGGCGAAGGGGTGATCAACCTCGGCAACATCCATGAGAAGCCCTTCTCCGAGATTGTGGAGGGCGAGCGGGCGAACAACCTGTTCTACGGCTTCTCCCGCAGGGAAGCTGTAGAAGAACTGTGCCGCAAATGCGGATACAGGCAGCGCTTCGGCACCTAA
- a CDS encoding LacI family DNA-binding transcriptional regulator yields MRRKVTIQSIADFTGLSKFAVSRALSGKPGVSSQTRDMIFKAAGQLGYFKDSKSAQAKAPGEMIDLDARKWSGTILVLFPNIRFQNPESLYWGPLFNGISTRLNQRGINVLTLTEPKDDAVFSLLNPEAIMGVITIGSISTPILAEIRSLGIPVMMVDHFDPSFQCDSIFTDNLSCMKEMMNLVINKGYRDYQFLGNIRDAHSFYERFLAFRAALEDNDIELKQNPSLNGPDIENFRETFTAVITEHGLPEVFVCANDIYALFAIETMEIMGMPIPDTLVFTGFDNTHPSIPFLATVNVNKELLGKRAVDQMLWRILNPDTSYEKILIQADIIIRD; encoded by the coding sequence ATGCGACGTAAAGTAACTATACAATCCATAGCAGATTTTACGGGACTATCGAAATTTGCAGTGTCACGAGCGTTATCCGGCAAACCCGGAGTCAGCTCACAGACGCGAGATATGATATTCAAAGCCGCCGGGCAGCTCGGTTACTTTAAAGACTCCAAGAGTGCGCAAGCTAAAGCTCCAGGCGAAATGATAGATCTGGATGCCCGCAAATGGTCCGGGACAATTCTGGTCTTATTTCCCAACATCCGCTTCCAGAACCCGGAATCTTTATATTGGGGCCCGCTTTTTAACGGCATCTCTACCAGATTAAATCAGCGGGGCATCAACGTATTAACTTTGACGGAGCCTAAGGATGATGCTGTATTTTCGCTCCTTAACCCTGAAGCAATCATGGGCGTTATTACTATAGGTTCAATTTCAACACCTATTCTGGCAGAGATTAGAAGTCTTGGCATTCCGGTCATGATGGTGGATCACTTCGACCCCAGCTTCCAATGCGATTCTATCTTTACCGATAATCTGTCCTGCATGAAAGAAATGATGAACCTTGTCATTAACAAGGGCTACCGAGACTATCAGTTTCTAGGAAATATACGTGATGCCCATAGCTTTTATGAACGATTCCTTGCCTTTCGGGCAGCATTGGAAGATAACGATATCGAACTTAAGCAGAACCCCTCACTTAACGGGCCCGATATTGAAAACTTCAGAGAAACATTCACGGCTGTTATTACCGAACACGGACTGCCTGAGGTCTTTGTATGTGCAAACGATATTTACGCTTTGTTCGCCATAGAGACGATGGAAATAATGGGCATGCCTATTCCTGACACTCTGGTATTTACCGGTTTCGATAATACGCACCCTTCCATACCGTTCCTGGCAACCGTTAATGTAAATAAAGAGCTGCTTGGTAAAAGAGCTGTAGATCAAATGCTATGGAGAATCCTTAATCCAGACACCAGTTATGAAAAAATTCTTATACAGGCAGATATTATCATCAGGGACTAG